From Zavarzinella sp., one genomic window encodes:
- a CDS encoding DUF58 domain-containing protein codes for MRAFSFQAFRPPGNLHLIVRQIVEGYLTGLHRSPFKGYSIEFAEHRPYTPGDEIRHIDWRAFGKTDKYYIKEFEEETNLNCHLIIDISKSMAYRGKGQSLAKIDFARRLVAILAYMFLKQTDAVGLLAVSSEVKENLPPATTVKHLLRMFQLLENVAPAGTTELSQCIQTVACQYLKRRSLVVICSDFFGDLDLLTQSLKYLRHRNHEVILCQILDPDEIHFPFTRVAQFRNMETPDQMVKVSPKQFRDEYLKNFATFCNRLQKEANQLRMDCWQFSTDIDMGTALGNVINMRLRMLKGAKN; via the coding sequence ATGAGAGCATTTTCATTTCAAGCGTTTCGCCCACCAGGTAATTTACACCTCATCGTGCGGCAAATTGTTGAAGGCTATCTGACTGGATTGCACCGCAGCCCATTCAAGGGTTATTCGATTGAGTTTGCAGAGCACCGCCCATACACACCTGGCGATGAAATCAGGCACATCGATTGGCGGGCATTTGGCAAAACGGATAAATACTACATAAAAGAATTTGAAGAAGAAACCAACTTAAATTGCCATTTGATTATCGATATTTCGAAAAGCATGGCCTATCGCGGTAAGGGACAGTCGCTTGCAAAGATCGATTTTGCGAGAAGGCTGGTAGCAATCCTGGCATATATGTTTCTCAAACAGACGGATGCGGTGGGGTTGCTGGCAGTCAGTTCGGAAGTCAAAGAAAATTTACCCCCAGCCACCACGGTGAAGCATTTGTTGCGAATGTTTCAACTACTGGAAAATGTCGCACCAGCAGGCACGACAGAATTAAGTCAATGCATTCAGACAGTTGCCTGCCAATATTTGAAACGCAGAAGTCTGGTAGTCATCTGTTCAGACTTTTTTGGCGATCTCGATCTGTTAACACAATCGTTAAAGTACCTGCGACATCGCAATCACGAAGTAATCTTGTGCCAGATACTTGATCCTGATGAGATTCACTTCCCATTTACTCGAGTCGCACAATTTCGCAATATGGAAACCCCCGATCAAATGGTGAAAGTCTCTCCCAAGCAGTTTCGAGATGAATACCTCAAAAACTTTGCCACATTCTGCAATCGATTACAAAAAGAAGCCAATCAGTTACGCATGGATTGCTGGCAGTTTTCAACCGATATTGATATGGGTACTGCTCTGGGAAATGTGATAAACATGCGTTTAAGGATGTTAAAAGGTGCAAAAAATTAA
- a CDS encoding DUF1552 domain-containing protein has protein sequence MIHSRRAFLQQLGLSSASLPFILNLPSLGFANQSARKQRLVVVFSPNGIVPNQYWPDAEGPIGDFKEILKPLTPFKNQTLVLQGISDKIRGDGDGHMRGIGCLLTGIELFPGNIQGGSDTPAGWSTGISIDQELKNYLQANPATRTRFGSLELGVLVPDRADTWTRMSYAGPNKPNTPIDDPYQLFNRLYGNMKSKEALGSVLDEIQADLKKLSGKLSAEDKKLLDEHATFVRDMEQELALGSQKALTHPVPQLDAGVRDDNDNLPKLSKMQIDLLVNSFANDFSRIATYQITNSVGGARMTWLGVKEGHHALSHEPDSNTDAQTKLVKINRWYCEQVAYLAKRLSETPEPGSSGSMLDHTTIIWTNELGKGNSHTMNNIPFILVGGGLGFKMGRTIKYRNIAHNRLLMSLAHAYGHHVKQFGNPDHCKEGPLLLS, from the coding sequence ATGATTCATTCTCGTCGTGCGTTTTTGCAGCAACTTGGCCTGAGTTCAGCATCCCTCCCTTTTATTCTAAACCTACCAAGCTTGGGATTTGCCAATCAGTCTGCCAGGAAGCAACGATTGGTCGTGGTATTCAGTCCGAACGGTATCGTTCCCAACCAGTACTGGCCAGATGCAGAAGGTCCCATTGGTGACTTCAAAGAAATTCTGAAGCCATTGACACCCTTCAAGAACCAGACGCTGGTGCTGCAAGGTATCAGTGACAAAATACGTGGGGATGGCGACGGCCACATGCGTGGTATTGGCTGCCTTTTGACCGGCATCGAATTGTTCCCTGGAAATATCCAGGGCGGGTCTGATACGCCTGCTGGCTGGTCAACTGGCATTTCGATCGATCAGGAATTGAAAAATTACCTGCAGGCAAATCCCGCAACCCGTACACGTTTTGGCTCATTAGAACTGGGTGTGCTTGTGCCGGATCGTGCTGATACCTGGACGCGGATGTCTTACGCAGGTCCCAATAAACCCAACACGCCGATTGACGACCCTTACCAACTGTTCAATCGCCTTTATGGCAATATGAAGTCGAAAGAAGCGTTGGGCAGTGTGCTCGATGAGATTCAGGCGGATCTGAAAAAATTGTCTGGCAAATTAAGTGCAGAAGACAAAAAGTTGCTAGATGAACATGCCACTTTTGTTCGGGATATGGAACAGGAGTTGGCGTTGGGTAGCCAGAAAGCACTCACTCACCCTGTGCCACAATTGGACGCTGGTGTACGGGATGACAACGATAACCTGCCCAAACTCAGCAAAATGCAGATTGATCTGCTGGTAAACTCGTTTGCGAATGACTTCAGCCGAATTGCCACCTACCAGATCACCAATTCGGTGGGTGGGGCACGCATGACCTGGCTGGGTGTGAAAGAAGGCCACCATGCACTTTCGCACGAACCTGACAGCAATACCGATGCCCAGACCAAGTTGGTGAAAATTAATCGCTGGTATTGCGAACAAGTGGCATATCTTGCGAAGAGATTGTCTGAAACACCTGAACCAGGCAGCTCTGGCAGCATGCTTGATCATACCACGATCATCTGGACAAATGAGCTGGGTAAAGGGAACTCCCACACGATGAACAACATCCCGTTCATCCTTGTCGGAGGCGGTTTGGGCTTTAAGATGGGGCGGACAATTAAGTATCGCAATATCGCCCACAATCGGTTGTTGATGTCCCTGGCACATGCGTATGGGCACCATGTCAAGCAGTTTGGCAACCCCGATCACTGCAAAGAAGGTCCACTTCTGCTGTCGTAA